Within the Salvia hispanica cultivar TCC Black 2014 chromosome 4, UniMelb_Shisp_WGS_1.0, whole genome shotgun sequence genome, the region AAGATCTGGGGCTTGCTTCAATAGTTGCACTTGCTGCTACTATTGTTGTCATGCTCGCAAATGTACCACTTGGGAAATTGCAAGAGAAATTTCAGGACGGGCTAATGAAATCTAAAGATAAAAGGATGAAGGCAACTTCGGAAGTCTTAAGGAACATGAGAATCCTTAAACTTCAGGCTTGGGAGTTGAGGTTTCTCTCTAGAATTCAGGAACTTAGGAGTGTAGAAGCCAGGTGGTTGGCAAGATACCTTTATACCACAGCGTTCACTACTTTTCTCTTTTGGGGTGCTCCTACGTTCGTGTCTATGGTATCTTTTGGTGCTTGCGTGTTGATGGGAATCCCACTAGAGTCGGGAAAGATACTATCTGCGGTGGCAACCTTTAGGATTCTTCAAGAGCCAATTTACAATCTGCCTGACACAATAGCCATGATTGTTCAGACCAGGGTTTCTCTGGATCGAATTGCGTCATTCCTTTCTCTTGACAACCTACCACCAGATGTAGTAGAGAAGCTTCCGGTTGGTAGTTCTGATATTGCCATTGAGGTGATAGATGGAAACTTTTCATGGGATGTATCATCTCCTAGTCCCACGTTGAGAGATATTACTTTTAGAGTGTCGCGTGGAATGAGGGTTGCAGTCTGTGGTAAGGTTGGTTCTGGCAAGTCTAGCTTACTTTCTAGTGTTTTGggggaaataccaaaaatatctGGAACGGTTAGGCTTTCAGGAACAAAAGCCTATGTTGCTCAGTCCGCTTGGATACAAAGCGGAAAAATAGAGGAAAATATACTGTTTGGTAAAGAAATGGATAGACAGCGATACAATAGGGTCCTTGAAGCATGCTCGCTGAATAAAGACCTGGAGATTCTACCTTTTGGGGATCAGACTGTTATTGGTGAGAGGGGAATCAACATGAGTGGTGGACAGAAGCAGAGGATACAGATTGCGCGAGCTCTTTACCAAGATGCCgatgtttatatatttgatgatccattcagtgctgtGGATGCACATACAGGCACTCATCTTTTCAATGTAAGCACAGCATGTTCTTCATTTCTATTGTTAGTATTTATGAaacatttcttaatttatatttaatgctAGGAATGCATCATGGGGCTTCTGAATTCCAAAACCATTATTTATGTTACTCATCAAGTGGAGTTTCTGCCTTCTGCTGACCTTATTCTGGTGATTTGCTGATCTCTAAATTGATGCTTATTTTGCATACTTTAATCATGTGACTTGTGACTTATCGTTTACTCGCCAGGTTATGAAAGACGGTCGAATTAAACAAGCGGGCAGGTACAACGACATTCTGAGACCTGGAAGTGATTTCATGGAACTTATTGGTGCACACGAGGAGGCTTTATCATCTCTTGACTCTATTAGTACAGAGAAATCTGCAAATGGTGAGGGAAGCAGCTCTACAAACGCTAAGCCTGTTTTGCAGCAACCGGAATCTGAGAAACATGGAAATGATAACAATAATGAAGAAACAAAGGGTCAGCTttttcaagaagaagaaagagtgAAAGGAAGTGTAGGACTGTCAGTTTACTGGAACTATATCACAACAGCGTATGGTGGACTCCTAGCACCCGTTGCTTTGCTAGCCCAGATTGTGTTCCAGGTGCTTCAAATTGGAAGCAATTATTGGATGGCTTTGGCAACTCCTGTTTCTGAGGATGAAGCGCCTCCTGTTGGAAGCTCTACCCTTATCCTCGTCTACATTGCTTTGTCGATTGGAAGTGCCTTTTGCATATTAGGCAGGGCTTTATCTGATGTGACCATTAGCTACAAGACTGCAAAGATACTCTTTAACAAGATGCATCTCTGCATATTCCGTGCACCCATGTCTTTCTTTGATTCCACTCCGAGTGGGCGGATTTTGAATAGAGTATGTGACAATgctcttttcttttgttttgttttctttttagctTACATTACATGGTTTTGACTGATACTGTTGGGAGTCAAGCTGCTTAAGGAGTAACTTTTTGATGAATGCTTTGTTCTTTGCCAGGTATCGACGGACCAAAGTACTGTTGATTTGAACATGGGTATCATTTCGAACTTCTCTTTTGCCGTTATTCAGCTTCTAGGAGTTGTTGCTGTCATGATGCAAGTTTCTTGGCAGGtcttcatcattttcattcCAGTAGTTACAATTTGTATATTGTTACAGGTAAAGTTCCTTTTTTCTTAACATTCTTGTTACTGTATAGATAGATGCTGGAATGAAATTGCATATGATTCAATCATTAGTTAATTCAGTACTTTCCTCTATAGCGATATTACATAGCTGCTGCACGAGAACTTGCCCGACTTTGTGGAGTGAGCAAAGCTCCAGTCATACAACACTTCTCAGAGACACTATCAGGAGCAATCACCATTAGAAGTTTTGATCAAGAATCTCGATTCTTAGACATAAGCTTGAGACTGATAGATGGATATTCACGGCCAAAGTTTCATACAGCTGGTGCGATGGAATGGCTATGCCTTCGTCTAGATGTGTTGTCTCTCATGACGTTTACCGGTGCACTGATTTTCCTGGTTACTCTTCCAGAAGGAACTATTGATCCAAGTGAGTGTTGTGCAAATATATCGTTGATTAAAACTTATTCTTTTACGCGCTTCATTGGTTTAAAGTTCGTATACTCGTAATATGCAATGCAGGTATTGCTGGTTTAGCAGTGACTTATGgccttaatttaaatatgtatcagaCCCGGGTCGTTCACAACCTTTGCTTGATGGAGAACAGAATCATATCAGTTGAAAGAATACTTCAGTATACTTCACTTCCAAGTGAGCCTCCGCTTGTCGTAGAGTCAAACAGGCCGCAGAGTTGCTGGCCTACACAAGGAGAAGTTAATATCCAAGACCTTCAAGTGAGTTTTTATGATGGACTGCATTGTCGTTTACTATGTCAAAATCGTTGTGCTGACATTATAGCTGTTGTTGTAGGTTCGTTACGGTCCTCACTTGCCCTTTGTGCTACGAGGCCTAACATGTACTTTCTTTGGAGGGAAGAGGACTGGTATTGTAGGACGAACAGGAAGTGGCAAATCAACCCTTATCCAAACACTCTTCCGAATAGTTGAACCAACAGTCGGACAGATACTGATCGATGGTATCAATATAGCAGTTATTGGACTGCATGATTTACGGTCTAATTTGAGCATAATCCCACAGGATCCAACAATGTTTGAGGGAACTGTTCGAACTAACCTCGACCCCCTTGAAGAGTATACTGATGAGCAGATATGGGAGGTTCGTTTGATTTAGTTGATAATTCATACTCATGATTCGCGTGTTGGCTAAATGTTTTGTTTCTGCTTTTTGTTTAGGCTCTTGATAAATGCCAGCTCGGTGATGAGGTCAGGAAAAAGCCAGAGAAGCTTGATTTTGCAGGTTAATCTTGCTCATTGATTGTTCTTCGTCGTTGTTAGACAGGATTATTTACTCGATGAGTTTGAATTCTGATGAAGCAGTGTCTGAGAATGGAGAGAACTGGAGCGTGGGACAGAGGCAGCTGGTTTGCCTCGGGCGCGTGCTACTGAAGAAAAGCAAGGTTCTTGTGCTCGATGAGGCAACAGCTTCTGTTGACACAGCAACGGATATTCTGATCCAACAGACCCTGAGGAACCATTTCTGTGACTCGACAGTTATAACGATTGCACATAGGATAACATCGGTGCTGGACAGCGACATGGTTGTGCTGTTAGATAACGGTACTCGTGCTTTGGCTTGAGCAGTGTGTGAATGATTTAGTTGGGATTGAGTTGGTTGTGTTTGTGTGGTGCAGGACTGCTTAAGGAATACGAGATGCCAGAGAAGCTGTTGGAGGATAAGTCATCTCTGTTTGCAAAGCTGGTGGCGGAATACAGCATCAGATCAAGCTCTAATGTTCAACATCTTTCAAATtagagaatgatttttcattaaaaaaaggtaaatttggtagttatattagtttacctTTCCATTTACCTCTCCTTTTGGCAATCGTATTTTTGCAAGGTATTAGTTGAATGTAAATgttatttatgtatatgtatGAGGGGTAATTTGAATtagaagagaaaaaacaaaaatatacatgtACTCAGCTGGTTGTCACCTCATAAATACGGttgccaattttttttttccaggaaagttaattacaaaaattgaaatgatagaattaataaattgtggGACATTTTTGAGTAAACATTATAGGACAAAATCGACCATTtacccaaaaaataattatctatATCCTTTATACTCCCTATGCCTAACTAAAATACCCAATACTGTGATGTATTTTTGAGACACGTTTCACAATATTAGCAATCAATTGCCCCTTTAGGCTTTTATAGTGTTCAAGATGTGCTTtgttacaattttattatatgctCAACGTTTGCTTTTACTGGCTTTACGTCTTATAATGCTCAATATTTGCTTTTGCATATATTCTTTTTACACCTTTTATTATGCTTAGTGATTGTAAATCAGTCacaatattcatttttacaGAGACTTTAACGTCATTAACCGGTGCAAGTTGTCTGAAACCTTTATTCGATTCCatgataaagaaaagaaatgcgCAGAGCTACTATATAAACCACGTTGAGCTTCACAGCTGTTGCATTTCTATTTCTCCTCTCTCTAGTCTCCAACTTCTTTTAATCTCTTCCTGCTTATTCCTGATTTCATACACTGCTGCAGCTGCCCTGTCTGAAACCACATGTTTTTATCGATCTGCTTTCGACAGAATTGAGGTAATGAGGTTTTACAAGTGGATATTTGTTATTATGAATCTATGATGTATACGAATGAACCTACGTCTTGCTTGGAAAGATATTTTAGTGTGAATGAACAGATTCActctaatataaaaatattatgcaatttttggtTTCAACTCTATCAATTTGCAAGTATGATGTTGTTATACCTCTGTCTAGTAACAAACattctttatttcaaaaaaataccaaatacTTGTAGATTCTATTTTGGGCCTTTAATATTGTTTCAGTTCTTACGAGTTTGGTGTTCTGATTCACTGAATTTTGGGATGGAAAATGATGAGAACACTATCATTAAAACTCACATTTTGTATGGTAGTTCTAGAATTGGTATAGAGTCTAAGACACTGGCCAAAGCCCCTTAGGGCAGTGATCACACTTATAGTCTCTTTACTTTCTCATGAATGAGTCAATTATTCGCGCTACTTTAAAAGAAAACCATGGATATAGAGGTTGTTCCTCAACTTGCCCGGCTGTTAGATGGCCacagttttaaatgataactGAGTCTTATAGTGGAGAATGTAACCAAGTCATTACGGTCATGCTAGCAAAGGAGTTGTTTTTTTACCGCGTGCAGGGAAGTCGTGATTTATGTTGTTTGTGTGTTAATATACACGTTGGCTTCATATGTTGGTCTGTACCTCATTGATGTCTTTATCCATTACTTGAACGGCAGTAGGCATTTCGCAaataataactatattttgGTTTCTGCATTTACCATTGCAAAGCTGTTTCAATGCTTTGCATATAAACATTGGTTTTTTAAGGTTCACATGATTGGTCATAGAGCGAGAGCAGCATTAGTTGCCATATAATAGgggaaattattaatttcatggCAATTGATGTTGAGAGGATACGTGACTTAGATTGGTATATGAATGATACATAGATGGTTCTTTTGCAGGTCATCTTGACGCTAATTATATTGTCTAGAGATCTCACGCTTCCTTCAATAGCTAGATTTGctagtactattttggtcATGCTAGCATATGTCCCACTTGGAAAATTGCACTAGAAATTTTAGGACAAGCTAATGAAATTCAAAGACAAAAGGATGATGGCAACTTCGAAAGTTTTGAGGAACATTAGAATCCTTAAACTTCTGGCGCAGGAGTTGAGGTTTTCTCTAGAATTCAAGACCTTGGTGTGTATAACAAGGTGGCTGGCAAGCTATCTTTAACACTACAGTCTTCgacacatttattttttggagtGCTCTTGAGTTCATGTATGTGGTCAAGTTTAGTGCTTGTATGTTGATAGAATTCCAACTTAGGTTCATAAGATACTACATGCGCTAACAACCTTAGGATTCTTCGAGAGCCAATTTACAATAGCCATGACTGGTTAGATCAATGTTTCTCTGGATCAAATTAGCATTCCTTTATCTTGATAACCTCCCATTACATGTAGTACAAAAGCTTTGTATCAAGACTACCAACTAGCTAGAAGCTTCTCTATTCATCTTGTGGCAGGTCGTCAAGAGAAAGGAATGGCACTATTCGATCAAGAAAAACTTTGGTCTGGACAATTATGGCTATTGTAAATTAGCTCTTGGAGAATCCTAAAGATTGCTAGCGTAGATAGTATATTTCCTAACTCAAGTGGTAATTCCATCAACATACAAGCACCACAAACACGAACATAGGAGCACCTCAAAAGCGCGGTGAAGACTATAGTATAAAGACATATTGTCGAACACCTTGTTTATACACTCCTAAGGTCTTGATTTCTAGAGAACACCTCAGTTCCTGCACCTGAAGTTTAAGGATTCTCATGTTCCTCAAGACTTTCGAAGTCACCTTTATCCTTTTGTATTTGGATATTATTTGCTCGTCCTACAATATTCCAACTGAGACATTTGATGGCATGACCAAAATAGCAGCAGCAAGTGCAACTATTGAAGTAAGCTCAAGATCTgtgtataatataattaatgctaAGACGACCTACAGAACCACCATCCACGAGTCATGCTTATACCAATCGAAGTCACTATCTTCTCCGCATCAACTgccaaaaaattaataatttcccCCCGTTGTATATTCTTCTTCGATCGACATGAAAACGATAATCTCTTATATATTTTGGCAACTAAAGTTGCTCTCACCCTATAACTAGTCTGCTAAACCTTAAAAAACTAATGTCTCTATAAGCACTTGAATATCTTTGCAATGGTAAACGCATAAACCAATATACAACCCTCATTTGCAAAATGCCTACTTCCATTCAAGTTCTAGACAAAGACATCAATGAGACAGGTACCAACATATGAACCCAACGTGTATATCAACacacaaacaacaaaaattatgaCTTGCCTCCAAACGGTAAAAAGCAACCCATTTTTCTCactttactttactctctcttactttattctctctatttttttttctcttacttttttatctaccTACTGAACAAACTAAATAtctatttcttaaactccgtacTGAAAaattccgcctcaactataagggaacggagagagtacaagttcttttgttttgtttaggCAGAAAAGGccctataatttattttaaatttgcttatgttaatgaaattaatattgtagtagtattGTTTAATGAACACTTTTGCTAcaaaaatgatagtagtactaaGTTACTCACTATTGctatttaaatactactccagtATACTACTTAGTGAAATACCACAGCTTTTAATCCTTTGTCTAGTTACatctacaaaatattattactagtaGCTAGTAGTACGtactattcttttttttattactagtagCTAGATTAAACATgcaaaaattgattaaattttggcCTTTATTTACAACATGtttaattctaaataaaattaatgaaaacatAAGCTTTAATATTCAGTGATTGTTGGCTCAAATTCGGGAAATACTTTGAATATTGCGTGGGCAATACTATCAAAGTACTCAGTACTGTATGAAGAAATATAGAGGAAAATTTTTGTAGGAATTCAAAAggtttgtaaaaaaaatcttttgaaaattgaaacacatttctggagagagaaaacaaaaataggtTTTCTGGagataacaaaattaaaaacttacataaaaatatttacagaTCCTTAATacttacataattttaaaggATTCTGAAAAATATCTGATAAAAGTTATTGATTAAACTAATAACTGATTCTCAATTtcctaaaattttcaaaaattactccgcaataagatttttaaaatcataattgtaaaaattttatctctcattaaagtgaaaaaaaagtactccagCATTGTACACTCTCCAGTCTCCACTAGTTCATTTAAAAAGTAGAGTAAGTTGGTCAAGCGATAAGACAAGTTAAAAATGTCTGATCTCAAGTTTGAATACTTCGGCCTCTAAATTTAACTTCATTTACCCATTAAAAAGTGTAGAATAAAAAGTTGCTCCCTTAATCggtgaaatgttgtccagttttaccattttggtctGTTCGTGAAAAGTTgtcaactttacttttttttctatatttggtaAATGAtcctcactttccactaactttatacactcacattctattataaaactaatactccatccgtcccacaaaagatgtcatacttgTGGAACGGtgcgagattttaggaggttttattttgtgtgttaaatggagagagaaaatattatttttatattcatgtgagagatttttttccaaaaatagaaatgtgacattttggtgggacaaactaaaaaggaaagtgtgacatcttttgtgggacgaatggagtatataaatgtgTAACATTCATTCCACTAgatttttcaactcacttttctacacattttttaaaacttatgtcgaatcaaatttgaacaatattatatggacggagggagtattttgtcaccaataatattttcatcGCTAATGACCGGTCATTTCTCTGAATGTACCCATCCTTGAGTAGTGCATGACTTTAGGTAAAAGAGTACTCACTCCCTCTCAATGCATGTGATACCAACCAACCAAATAGGGTTAGTTGTGAACTCATGATTCCATCGTACCATGTTTCAATAATTACATGTAGCCAAAATTTCGTCACAAGTTTCACAAGTTGAGATTTTCCACACTGCAATAATTGAAGTATATAAAGATGTGTGTGCACCTTCAACTTCAAGTCTTCAACCACCAGTCCACTACCATTACTTCGCATTTCTCTCATTACCCACCAACTTCTTTTATGATCATACATAACTACACTCGCCGCCTCTGAATCCACATTGTTTCATCGAAGCTTGGCTGCTGCTCCTGTTGTACGCCGCCGTACAACTTCCCTGTCCTGTGTAATGAAAAAAATCCCCCTTTCTTTGATTTCTGTTCAAACGAATTGTTGTGTGAAAGAGATTGTCTCATCttcttttattgaaaatttgaagtggTATTCCTGTTGATAGAGCTTAAGCTATTACTACTATggatgttttaattttgactaaagtccctttttggtccttaacatatggcgattttttgattttagtccgtaacattatcttttgaattatttggtccttaacaaataaaaatcgatCACATTTGGTCCGAAATGGATGGAATTGTTAAAAATTAACAGTCAACTAAgtttaaatcaattttgacTGGATTAAgacttttaattatatttaattaatgtataatatctaattaaccaaaatcagaaaaataacaaaattttaagtaaataataattatcactattacaatataaaattaaacaaaaattgatacaagaaaagaaagaaaagaaagaggaaataCGAAATCCCCTCATTCTCTGAATCGCGACATCGCCTCCCGCTCACAATCTATCTCACTTTGCAAACCAGCGAAGAAAGCCTAGTTTTCGCCGGCGAATCGGAGTGAGGTTCTCGCCGGCGATTCCACAATAGTTCGCGGTGGCGATTTACATACAAATTCGTACCGGAATCGGAGGTCACGTCCATCGCCATTCCCACCGGTCTCTCTGCTATAGTTCGAACGGTTCATGGTTGGTGAGTTGAGCTTAATTgatggaagatgaagaagatggaagatgaagaagatggaagATTATACGAAACGAAGAAGGAgatggaagatgaagaaggaTTCTAGGGTTTTTAAATGATTGAAGCAAAgtcttttaataaataaaactaattttaaaaaaaatagaattgatttgaaaaagaaaaagaaatctaaatttttaaagTCTAAATCCGgtcaaaattatattaagtTTCATTGACCGTTAAGTTTTAACGGCTCCGTCCATTTCGGACCAAATGTGATCgattttcatttgttaaggaccaaataattcaaaagataatgttacggaccaaaatcaaaaaatcgtcaaatgttaaggaccaaaaaggacctttactctttaattttatctatACTAAATGCAGGTACGGGAATTGGCTGAGAAAGAGTTGAAGCTAAGAAGTTCTTATAGTATCATCGATTCATCTTGTgaccttaaaaaaaaatagcgatttcaactcactttctattaaatttcttaaaactcgtgccgagtcaaagtgTGGCAAATTTTGtgtgatggagggagtactaactAGTATAACTCTATGTGAGATGTGAATGTAAAGCAAAGATAACAACTCGCTTTCTTCCCATCACCTGCTTCATACTACTACAACACTTGAACACTCGCAGTCTAAAGGAGAAGAAGCTATCCAAGTGAGTGTTGTGCAAATATATCgtatattaaaactaattattcTTTTACGTGCTGAATTCGTTCAGAGTTGTTATACTCGTAGTATGCGATGTAGGTATTGCTGGTTTAGGAGTGATTTATGGCctcaatttaaatatgtatcaagCTTGGGTTGTTTGGAACCTTTGATTTATGGAGAACAAAATCATATCAAATTGTTATTGGTGAGAGGGGAATCAACATGGGTGTTGGACAGAAGCAGAGGATACAGATTGCGCGAGCTCTTTACGAAGATGccgatatttatttatttgatgatccattcagtgctgtGGATGCACATACAGGCACTCATCTTTTCAATGTAAGCACAACATGTTCATTTCTGTTGTTATatgtatttatgaaaaaaagttaatgatgATAGTTGTTGATCAACTTCTTAATTTATATGTTATGCCAGGCATGCATTATGGAGCTTCTGAATTCCAAAACCATTATTTATGTTACTCATCAAGTGGAGTTTCTGCCTTTAGCTGACCTTATTCTTGTGAGTTTCCCATCTCCGAATTGATGCATTTTTGTGAATACTTTAATCATGTGACATATGGCTTATCTTTTACTCATCAGGTTATGAAAGAAGGACAGATTAAACAAGCGAGCAGATACCACGGCATTCTCACATCAGGAAGTGATTTCATTGAACTTGGTGGTGCACATGAGGAGGCTTTATCAGCTCTTGACTCTATTAGTACCGAGAAATCAACGAATGATGAGGGTAGCAGCTCTACAAATGCTAAGCTTGTTTTCCATGCACCCATATCTTTCTTTGATTCCACTCCGAGTGGGCGGATTCTGAATAGAGTATGTGGCAAAgctattttcatttcttttctttttagctcATAGtgtttctttactttttattaacACTGAAATTCTCTTGGAAGTCAAGCTGCTCAAGGAGTAACTTTTGATGAGAGCTTTGTTATTCCACAGGCATCTACAAACCAAAGGACCGTTGATTTGAACACGGGTACCGTCGCGGAGTTTTCTTTTGCAGTGATACAACTTCTAGAAGTTGTTGCTGTCATGATCCTCATTATTTCCATTCCTATAATTGCAACTTACCTACTGTTGCAGGTAAAGTCTCTGAATTTCTTTGCtactaattttgtttaatatatgGCTTTGGTAGTATGGTTTTACCATGCTTTGCCAATCATATGCATAGATTGAAATTGAATACAATTCAATGATAAGTTAATTTAGTACTTTCCTTCCAGCGATATTACATATCTTCTACACGAGAACTTGCCCGATTTTGTAGAGTGAGCAAAGCTCTAGTCATACAACACTTCTCAGAGACATTGTCAGGATCAATCACCATTAGAAGCTTTGATCAAGAATCACGATACCGAGACATTAGCTTGAGACTAATAGATGGTTATTCACGACCAAAGTTTAATACAACTGGTGCGATGGAATGTCTGGATGTGTTGTCTTTCACGTTGTTTATTGGTGCACTGATTTTCCTACTCTTCCAAATTGGAACTATTGATCCAAGTGAGTGTTGTGCAATTATATCGTACATTAAGACTTATTATTTCATTGCTTCGTTGGTTTAAAATACGTATAATTGTAACATGCAATGCAGGTAATGCTGGTTTAGCAGTGACTTATGGCCTTAAATAGTAGCAGCATGTGAAACTATTTTGCTAGCATGACCAAAATAGTAGCAGCAAGTGAAACTATTGAAGCAAGCCTGGGATCTAtatacaatataattaatgctaATTATATCAACTGAAGTCACATATCCTCTTAGCATTAACTGCCATGAATTTACTAATttcactccctccgtcccgcaaagtttgacatgttttgattctatacgggttttaagaaatgttatagaaagtgagttgaaaaagttaagtgtattatgaattatatttatatatatattagtttataatgGAATATGAGTGCGAATGAGTTAAAGGAATGTGAGGTCtaccataaaaaaatagtaatagtaaaagcgaaatgtgacaaactttgtatgtttcttcttctattgACATGGAAGCGTcgaacatttatatattttggcaACTACGTATAACCAGCCTCAAGAACccttgaaaaatcaatttttctacCCAAAGCACTCCAACAACTTTTCAATGGTAAACACATAAATCCATATAGTT harbors:
- the LOC125223122 gene encoding ABC transporter C family member 3-like isoform X1 codes for the protein MSLEFCFTGFWGGKSEDEKTILEEPLLNGIESKTPAAKGDDTVTPYGSAGVYSLFTFSWMSPLIAQGYKKALDLEDVPQLAGLDTARGAFPVLNDKLESYSRGSSRVTAGMLAKGLLFTAWMEVVISGICVLIYTLASNVGPYLIDIFVQYLNGSRHFANEGYILVSAFTIAKMFERFGLRHWSFKVQQAGYRARAALVAKIYNKGLTLSCKSKNDHTTGEIINFMAVDAERIGDICWYMHDPWMVILQVVLALIILYKDLGLASIVALAATIVVMLANVPLGKLQEKFQDGLMKSKDKRMKATSEVLRNMRILKLQAWELRFLSRIQELRSVEARWLARYLYTTAFTTFLFWGAPTFVSMVSFGACVLMGIPLESGKILSAVATFRILQEPIYNLPDTIAMIVQTRVSLDRIASFLSLDNLPPDVVEKLPVGSSDIAIEVIDGNFSWDVSSPSPTLRDITFRVSRGMRVAVCGKVGSGKSSLLSSVLGEIPKISGTVRLSGTKAYVAQSAWIQSGKIEENILFGKEMDRQRYNRVLEACSLNKDLEILPFGDQTVIGERGINMSGGQKQRIQIARALYQDADVYIFDDPFSAVDAHTGTHLFNECIMGLLNSKTIIYVTHQVEFLPSADLILVMKDGRIKQAGRYNDILRPGSDFMELIGAHEEALSSLDSISTEKSANGEGSSSTNAKPVLQQPESEKHGNDNNNEETKGQLFQEEERVKGSVGLSVYWNYITTAYGGLLAPVALLAQIVFQVLQIGSNYWMALATPVSEDEAPPVGSSTLILVYIALSIGSAFCILGRALSDVTISYKTAKILFNKMHLCIFRAPMSFFDSTPSGRILNRVSTDQSTVDLNMGIISNFSFAVIQLLGVVAVMMQVSWQVFIIFIPVVTICILLQRYYIAAARELARLCGVSKAPVIQHFSETLSGAITIRSFDQESRFLDISLRLIDGYSRPKFHTAGAMEWLCLRLDVLSLMTFTGALIFLVTLPEGTIDPSIAGLAVTYGLNLNMYQTRVVHNLCLMENRIISVERILQYTSLPSEPPLVVESNRPQSCWPTQGEVNIQDLQVRYGPHLPFVLRGLTCTFFGGKRTGIVGRTGSGKSTLIQTLFRIVEPTVGQILIDGINIAVIGLHDLRSNLSIIPQDPTMFEGTVRTNLDPLEEYTDEQIWEALDKCQLGDEVRKKPEKLDFAVSENGENWSVGQRQLVCLGRVLLKKSKVLVLDEATASVDTATDILIQQTLRNHFCDSTVITIAHRITSVLDSDMVVLLDNGLLKEYEMPEKLLEDKSSLFAKLVAEYSIRSSSNVQHLSN
- the LOC125223122 gene encoding ABC transporter C family member 3-like isoform X3 — protein: MSLEFCFTGFWGGKSEDEKTILEEPLLNGIESKTPAAKGDDTVTPYGSAGVYSLFTFSWMSPLIAQGYKKALDLEDVPQLAGLDTARGAFPVLNDKLESYSRGSSRVTAGMLAKGLLFTAWMEVVISGICVLIYTLASNVGPYLIDIFVQYLNGSRHFANEGYILVSAFTIAKMFERFGLRHWSFKVQQAGYRARAALVAKIYNKGLTLSCKSKNDHTTGEIINFMAVDAERIGDICWYMHDPWMVILQVVLALIILYKDLGLASIVALAATIVVMLANVPLGKLQEKFQDGLMKSKDKRMKATSEVLRNMRILKLQAWELRFLSRIQELRSVEARWLARYLYTTAFTTFLFWGAPTFVSMVSFGACVLMGIPLESGKILSAVATFRILQEPIYNLPDTIAMIVQTRVSLDRIASFLSLDNLPPDVVEKLPVGSSDIAIEVIDGNFSWDVSSPSPTLRDITFRVSRGMRVAVCGKVGSGKSSLLSSVLGEIPKISGTVRLSGTKAYVAQSAWIQSGKIEENILFGKEMDRQRYNRVLEACSLNKDLEILPFGDQTVIGERGINMSGGQKQRIQIARALYQDADVYIFDDPFSAVDAHTGTHLFNECIMGLLNSKTIIYVTHQVEFLPSADLILVMKDGRIKQAGRYNDILRPGSDFMELIGAHEEALSSLDSISTEKSANGEGSSSTNAKPVLQQPESEKHGNDNNNEETKGQLFQEEERVKGSVGLSVYWNYITTAYGGLLAPVALLAQIVFQVLQIGSNYWMALATPVSEDEAPPVGSSTLILVYIALSIGSAFCILGRALSDVTISYKTAKILFNKMHLCIFRAPMSFFDSTPSGRILNRVSTDQSTVDLNMGLHHFHSSSYNLYIVTAILHSCCTRTCPTLWSEQSSSHTTLLRDTIRSNHH